TGTAAATATTTTACCACTCAATCCTATCCTTTTTAATTTCACGACAACAATCTCCATGCCAACCACAAATTGTGCCCCGCTTTACACAGCAGGAGATAAACAAAATCTAAGACGTTTAGAAAAGGAAATCAAAATTAAAAGGAATACATTTCTCTGTTGCATTTTTGTTAAACGCTATTGAGATATTAAGTTTATTCTTGTTTCGATTCCTTTTTTTTCTCTGCTTTACCTTTTTTAGGCTTCTTCTCTTTTACTTCTCTATCAACAAGCTCTATAAAAGACATGGGGGCGTCATCACCTAATCTATTCCTGAACTTTATGATGCGTGTATATCCGCCATTGCGGGTCCTGTACCTTTCTGCAAGCTTACTAAACAATTTAGCAACAGAAGTCTCGTCCCTTAATATTGCAAATGCCCTTCTCCTTGCGTACAGATCACCTCTTTTGCCAAGTGTTATCATACGTTCAACAACCCTTCTAAGCTCCTTTGCCTTTGCAATAGTCGTCTCAATCCTCTCATGAATGATCAAAGATATGGCGAGGTTTTTAAGCAATGCCTTTCTGTGAGAAGGCACTCTCCTGAATTTTCTACCATCTATATTATGCCTCATCGTTTACATTACTCCTTCACTTTATTGTCTTCACCCACATTATCAGTATTCATGCCAAGATGCAATCCAAGCTCTGCAAGTACCTCTTTGATTTCGGTTAATGATTTTTTACCGAAATTTTTCATCTGTAGTATTTCCTGCTCTGTTTTTAAAACAAGCTCACCGATTGTTTTTATATCGGCGTTTTTCAAGCAGTTGGTTGCCCTTACCGAGAACTCAAGGTCATCTATACTCTTATTCATCAAATCGGTAAAATTCTTTTCTTCCTTGGGCAGCTCTTCATGCACAACTTCCAGATTACCATACTCTACCAATTCACCTGTGAATATCGATAACTGATCGGATAGAATATTCGCTGCTGTTTGCAACGCTGTTATAGGTTTTATACTGCCATCAACCCATATTTCTATTATAAGCTTATCGTAATCTATTACCCTGCCAACTCTTGAGTTCCTAACCTGGAAATTCACCCTTCTTACCGGTGAGAATATAGAATCTACCGGTATTGTGCTTACAGGCAGAGCCTCGTCCTTATTTTCCTCCGCCGGGATGTAGCCTCTCCCTACCTTTGCAATCATATCTATATTTAGAACAGCATCTTTACCAAGTGTAGCAATCTTTACTTCAGGATTAAGTATAACCACCTTGTTGTCGGCAATAATATCCTTGGCAGTAATATCAGTTTCACCTTTTGCCCTTATTTTTATTTCTCTTTCTTTTACATCTAAGAGCTTTAATCTGACCGTTTTCAGATTAAGAATTATCTCCATAATATCTTCGTACACACCTGGAATAGTAGAAAACTCGTTTGTTACACCTTCTATATTAACAGATGTTATTGCAGCTCCTTCTATGGACGACAGTAGTATTCGTCTTAAGGTATTGCCGATCGTTGTCCCATACCCTCTCTCAAGAGGTTCAATAGTAAATTTGCTATAAGTACTGGTCTGGGTATTTGTATCTATAATTATACCTTTCGGTTTTACAATGGGTTGTAAACTTCTGTGAGCCATATTTTCCTCCTACGTATTAATGTTTAGAATACAGCTCTACTACAAGCTGTTCCTGGACCAAAATCGATATATCCTGTCTTTCCGGTAGTGTTTTTACAGTTGCCTTAAAAGATACGGGATCGAGTTCCAGCCATCTTGGCACTGCTTGTTTTGCTGAAGAGCTTATTGAAGACTGTACATTAACGTTTGATTTGATTTTTTCTTTAAGTTCTATCGTATTACCTATTCTTACAACAAATGAAGGGATATCCACTTTTTT
The nucleotide sequence above comes from Deltaproteobacteria bacterium. Encoded proteins:
- the rplQ gene encoding 50S ribosomal protein L17, whose amino-acid sequence is MRHNIDGRKFRRVPSHRKALLKNLAISLIIHERIETTIAKAKELRRVVERMITLGKRGDLYARRRAFAILRDETSVAKLFSKLAERYRTRNGGYTRIIKFRNRLGDDAPMSFIELVDREVKEKKPKKGKAEKKKESKQE
- a CDS encoding DNA-directed RNA polymerase subunit alpha gives rise to the protein MAHRSLQPIVKPKGIIIDTNTQTSTYSKFTIEPLERGYGTTIGNTLRRILLSSIEGAAITSVNIEGVTNEFSTIPGVYEDIMEIILNLKTVRLKLLDVKEREIKIRAKGETDITAKDIIADNKVVILNPEVKIATLGKDAVLNIDMIAKVGRGYIPAEENKDEALPVSTIPVDSIFSPVRRVNFQVRNSRVGRVIDYDKLIIEIWVDGSIKPITALQTAANILSDQLSIFTGELVEYGNLEVVHEELPKEEKNFTDLMNKSIDDLEFSVRATNCLKNADIKTIGELVLKTEQEILQMKNFGKKSLTEIKEVLAELGLHLGMNTDNVGEDNKVKE